One genomic region from Fusobacterium simiae encodes:
- a CDS encoding GntR family transcriptional regulator, which translates to MKSFKIETKKTLNLQVYEILKYMILNDEFKDEIKLNEVQIATMLDVSPTPVREAFRMLAVDGIVEIIPWKGVFIKKYTIDEVKEAYQCREVLETLAVKLCINIIPKTEIDRLLNLLKEKHDTVDERIKVSNEIHNVIIEYSHNKRLKNLITQLNDILIYDRRLSAYDGLRGKQIDQEHKLILKALKEKNEDAAIFYMREHIQNGFKYIKENHK; encoded by the coding sequence TTGAAATCTTTTAAAATTGAAACGAAAAAAACTTTAAATTTGCAAGTCTATGAAATCTTAAAATATATGATTTTAAATGATGAGTTTAAAGATGAAATCAAATTAAATGAAGTACAAATTGCAACAATGCTTGATGTTAGTCCTACACCAGTTAGGGAAGCTTTTAGAATGCTTGCTGTTGATGGAATTGTTGAAATCATACCTTGGAAAGGAGTATTTATAAAAAAATATACCATTGATGAAGTTAAAGAGGCATATCAATGTAGAGAAGTTCTAGAAACATTAGCTGTAAAATTGTGTATTAATATTATTCCTAAAACTGAAATTGACAGACTTTTAAATCTTTTAAAAGAAAAACATGATACTGTAGATGAAAGAATTAAAGTTAGTAATGAAATTCACAATGTAATTATTGAATATTCTCATAATAAAAGACTAAAAAATTTAATAACACAACTTAATGATATTCTAATTTATGATAGAAGACTTTCTGCTTATGATGGTTTAAGAGGAAAACAAATTGATCAAGAACACAAGTTAATTTTAAAAGCCTTGAAAGAGAAAAATGAAGATGCTGCTATTTTTTATATGAGAGAACATATTCAAAATGGTTTTAAATATATAAAAGAAAATCACAAATAA
- a CDS encoding aminopeptidase, which yields MKEILMGKIADKIIDVNLKMTSGEKLLIVTEAEKVPIANAIAASAYRKNIEPIISIMIPREMDSQEPPEIIAAALKVADAFVSVVGKSITHTNAIKNAIENGARGLVLTQFSEDMMIHGGMEADFEKIKPVCLKVAAALANSKKIHLTTPFGTNLTFCAENRRGNALYCLVEKGKFSTAPTVEANVSPIEGTPEGIIVVDASVPYIGIGLLKEPIVCKVEKGFITSIEGGKQAKLLSEDLASKKDPNVYNVAELGIGLNPNCRFIGLMLEDEGVYGSCHIGIGTSVNLGGVLKAACHYDLIMTKPTIIADGITIMRDGELVGEFYSEVYKK from the coding sequence ATGAAAGAAATTTTAATGGGAAAAATAGCTGACAAAATTATTGATGTAAATTTAAAAATGACTTCAGGAGAAAAACTTTTAATTGTAACTGAAGCAGAAAAAGTACCAATTGCAAATGCTATAGCCGCTTCTGCATATAGAAAAAATATTGAACCAATTATTAGTATAATGATTCCTAGAGAAATGGATTCACAAGAGCCACCTGAAATTATAGCTGCTGCATTAAAAGTAGCAGATGCATTTGTTTCAGTAGTTGGAAAATCTATCACACATACAAATGCTATAAAAAATGCTATAGAAAATGGAGCTAGAGGATTAGTTTTAACACAATTTTCTGAAGATATGATGATACATGGAGGAATGGAAGCTGATTTTGAAAAAATAAAACCTGTTTGTCTAAAAGTTGCTGCAGCATTGGCAAATTCAAAAAAAATTCATCTAACAACTCCATTTGGAACAAATTTAACATTCTGTGCTGAAAATAGAAGAGGAAATGCCTTGTATTGTTTAGTTGAAAAAGGAAAATTTTCTACAGCTCCAACTGTAGAAGCAAATGTATCACCAATTGAAGGAACTCCAGAAGGAATTATAGTAGTGGATGCTAGTGTTCCATACATAGGAATAGGTTTATTGAAAGAACCAATAGTTTGTAAAGTTGAAAAAGGATTCATAACTTCTATAGAAGGAGGAAAACAAGCAAAATTACTTAGTGAGGATTTAGCTAGTAAAAAAGATCCTAATGTATATAATGTTGCAGAACTAGGTATAGGATTAAATCCTAATTGTCGTTTTATTGGTTTAATGTTAGAAGATGAAGGAGTTTATGGTTCTTGTCATATAGGAATAGGAACAAGTGTGAATTTAGGAGGTGTTTTAAAAGCAGCTTGTCATTATGATTTAATAATGACAAAGCCAACTATCATAGCTGATGGAATAACAATAATGAGAGATGGTGAATTAGTAGGAGAATTTTATTCAGAAGTTTATAAAAAATAG
- the gltS gene encoding sodium/glutamate symporter → MKLELTMFNTTAIAVLILFLGSYVKSKMEILRKFCIPVPVVGGLIFTIFTLIGYTTNIFSIKFDFTLSDFFMLAFYTSIGFTASISLLKKGGIKTIKLLIVSSILVILQNGIGVIICKILGINPLVGIATGSIPMTGGHGTSAVFAGPLENLGLSAANTITLAAATFGLVAGSLTGGPLGRYLVEKSIKNNKVNHNQKTNININEETENKLSAKGFEQAIFLLLLAMALGTIISTLLGKTGLTFPASVGGMLASAFIVNIKNFDRLYPIKHTEIHIFGEISLAIFLSMSMMKLKLWQIIDLAGPMLILLFAQVILIVIFIIFIAFPVMGKDYEAAVTCSGFCGYGLGAVPTGVANMDTLTEKYYPAPESFFIVPLVGSLFINIVNTFIITFFMNVV, encoded by the coding sequence ATGAAACTGGAATTAACAATGTTTAATACTACTGCAATTGCTGTTTTAATATTATTTTTAGGAAGTTATGTAAAAAGTAAAATGGAAATTTTAAGAAAATTTTGTATTCCTGTTCCAGTAGTTGGAGGATTAATATTTACAATTTTTACACTTATAGGTTATACAACAAATATTTTCTCAATAAAATTTGATTTTACGTTAAGTGATTTTTTTATGTTAGCATTTTACACAAGTATTGGTTTTACAGCAAGTATATCTCTCTTGAAAAAGGGTGGAATAAAAACAATAAAGTTACTTATAGTTTCTAGTATTCTTGTTATATTACAAAATGGAATAGGGGTTATAATTTGTAAAATTTTAGGGATAAATCCATTAGTAGGAATAGCAACAGGTTCTATTCCTATGACTGGAGGTCATGGAACATCTGCAGTATTTGCAGGTCCTTTAGAAAATTTGGGTTTAAGTGCTGCAAATACAATCACATTAGCTGCAGCTACATTTGGGTTGGTAGCTGGTTCTTTAACAGGAGGACCACTAGGAAGGTATTTGGTAGAAAAAAGTATTAAAAATAATAAAGTAAACCATAATCAAAAAACTAATATTAATATCAATGAAGAAACAGAAAATAAATTGTCAGCAAAAGGCTTTGAACAGGCTATTTTCTTGTTATTATTAGCTATGGCTTTAGGAACAATAATTTCTACATTATTAGGAAAAACAGGACTTACTTTTCCAGCTTCTGTAGGTGGAATGTTAGCTTCAGCTTTTATTGTAAATATAAAAAATTTTGATAGACTATATCCAATTAAGCATACTGAAATACATATTTTTGGTGAGATATCACTTGCTATTTTTTTATCTATGAGTATGATGAAATTAAAATTATGGCAAATTATAGATTTAGCAGGACCAATGTTAATTTTACTTTTTGCACAGGTTATCTTAATTGTAATTTTCATAATATTTATTGCTTTTCCTGTAATGGGAAAAGATTATGAAGCAGCAGTAACATGTTCAGGATTCTGTGGATATGGATTAGGAGCAGTTCCTACAGGAGTTGCTAATATGGATACATTAACTGAAAAATATTACCCTGCTCCAGAATCTTTTTTTATTGTTCCTTTAGTGGGTTCACTTTTTATAAATATAGTAAATACTTTTATAATAACTTTTTTCATGAATGTTGTTTAA
- a CDS encoding TRAP transporter substrate-binding protein — translation MLKKFSLLLVIVLSLFAFISCRPSESKKEDTNSPIVIKIGHTDSSSRSTNTWSVELGKILEEKAPGKFQVEVYPDGQLGDTPDLVAGVKLGTVTMMFDLSAAITAAAGPESACIDLPYLYPTYEDWITGTFENGGLELFNEYLKKQGYYCIDMYYNGMRQVASVKRNYHNSDDLKGQKIRIAQNELNVDMWQAMGANPTPMSWGEVITSLSQGTIDALDHSLGVFNDFSLHKIAPYITLTNHASSPFPIVCSLDWINSLPEDLRQILEESVHEVAKKQREEERANELKYIERFKSEGATVEELTPDEVKAFQEKVKPVYDKWRKKVGNEVIDKWLETVPKK, via the coding sequence ATGTTAAAAAAATTTTCTTTATTACTAGTTATTGTTTTATCTTTGTTTGCTTTTATTTCATGTAGACCATCAGAATCTAAAAAAGAAGATACAAATTCACCTATTGTCATAAAAATAGGACACACTGATTCAAGTTCTCGATCAACAAATACTTGGAGTGTTGAATTAGGAAAAATATTGGAAGAAAAAGCTCCTGGTAAGTTTCAAGTTGAAGTTTATCCTGATGGTCAATTAGGGGATACACCAGATTTAGTTGCTGGAGTTAAATTAGGGACTGTTACAATGATGTTTGATTTATCAGCAGCTATTACTGCAGCAGCAGGACCTGAATCTGCATGTATAGATTTACCTTATTTGTATCCTACTTATGAAGATTGGATAACAGGAACATTTGAAAATGGAGGTTTGGAGCTATTTAATGAATACTTAAAGAAACAAGGATACTATTGTATTGATATGTACTATAATGGAATGAGACAAGTGGCAAGTGTAAAAAGAAATTATCACAATTCTGATGATTTAAAGGGACAAAAAATAAGAATTGCACAAAATGAATTAAATGTTGATATGTGGCAAGCAATGGGGGCAAATCCTACTCCAATGTCTTGGGGTGAAGTTATCACTTCTCTTTCTCAAGGAACTATTGATGCTTTAGATCACTCTTTAGGTGTTTTTAATGATTTTTCTTTACATAAAATTGCCCCATATATTACTTTAACAAATCATGCAAGTTCACCATTTCCAATTGTTTGTTCATTAGACTGGATTAATTCACTTCCAGAAGATTTAAGACAAATATTGGAAGAAAGCGTTCATGAAGTTGCTAAGAAACAAAGAGAAGAAGAAAGAGCGAATGAATTAAAATATATAGAAAGATTTAAATCAGAAGGGGCTACAGTTGAAGAATTAACTCCTGATGAAGTTAAGGCTTTTCAAGAAAAAGTAAAACCTGTGTATGATAAATGGAGAAAAAAGGTTGGAAATGAAGTTATTGATAAATGGCTTGAAACAGTTCCTAAAAAATAA
- a CDS encoding TRAP transporter small permease: MEKDKIIQFLDRLEESILVGMFALMVLIIFIQVIMRYIFNNSLSWSEELGKFLFVWVSWLGISIGAKRKEHIKITMFVDKCSPQLKCLCDILSEFIVFGICAITAYYGLELVVSQSQVFFAGIKISMSWGYLSVVFGCFIMMIRNLIIIKDSFTALRKGGKEE; this comes from the coding sequence ATGGAAAAAGATAAGATTATTCAATTCTTAGATAGATTGGAAGAAAGTATTTTAGTTGGGATGTTTGCTCTGATGGTGCTTATTATTTTTATACAGGTTATAATGCGTTATATTTTTAATAATTCTTTATCATGGTCAGAAGAATTAGGAAAGTTTTTATTTGTTTGGGTTTCTTGGCTTGGAATTAGTATTGGAGCAAAGAGAAAAGAACACATAAAGATAACTATGTTTGTAGATAAATGTTCTCCACAATTGAAGTGTTTATGTGATATATTGTCAGAATTTATTGTATTTGGAATTTGTGCAATAACTGCTTATTATGGACTTGAATTAGTTGTTTCACAATCACAAGTCTTTTTTGCAGGAATAAAAATTAGCATGTCTTGGGGATACTTATCTGTAGTTTTTGGTTGTTTTATTATGATGATTAGAAATTTAATAATTATAAAAGACTCTTTCACTGCTTTAAGGAAAGGAGGGAAAGAAGAATGA
- a CDS encoding TRAP transporter large permease → MTFFVLFIVLFIMLAIGVPVGFAIGGATMVSMYFCSNLNMVVNAQYCFSGINSFTVMAIPFFMLAGLIMSTGGIAKRIVNFASALIDFVTGALGCVTILACMFFGALSGSGMATTSAIGGMMIPEMKKKGYSSEYAATLVCFGGIVGPIIPPSLSFVLYGATTNTPVPELFLAGVLPGIFLGLIFLLMNILICKKTKTEVRKVEEEQAVTFKELLQNRIKRIWIATKEGIWALLSPTIILGGIYSGIFTPTEAACISVVYSAFVSYFIYKDLNLKALYNTLLDAAVLNGITSFLLGYSTVFSTFMTFEKVPQMISTFLTTISSNPFVVLFFINLILLFIGLFLDTVPAIIVMAPMLLPTVKTLGINPVHFGVVMAVNLAIGLCTPPYGCNLFVGAAVAKIKLDSMFKLIIPFFLAAIFALAIITYIPWLSLVFINN, encoded by the coding sequence ATGACTTTTTTTGTATTATTTATAGTATTATTTATTATGTTAGCAATAGGGGTTCCTGTTGGTTTTGCAATTGGTGGAGCAACAATGGTCTCTATGTATTTTTGCTCTAACTTAAATATGGTTGTTAATGCACAATATTGTTTTTCAGGGATTAATTCTTTTACAGTTATGGCAATTCCTTTCTTTATGTTAGCAGGATTAATAATGTCTACTGGTGGAATTGCTAAAAGGATAGTTAATTTTGCTTCAGCATTAATCGATTTTGTTACTGGAGCTTTAGGCTGTGTTACAATTCTTGCTTGTATGTTTTTTGGAGCATTATCTGGTTCAGGAATGGCAACAACTTCTGCTATTGGTGGAATGATGATTCCTGAGATGAAAAAGAAAGGATATTCTTCAGAATATGCCGCTACTTTAGTTTGTTTTGGTGGAATTGTAGGGCCAATTATTCCTCCTAGTTTATCTTTTGTTCTTTATGGAGCTACAACAAATACTCCAGTACCAGAATTATTTTTAGCAGGTGTACTTCCTGGAATTTTTCTTGGGCTTATCTTTTTACTAATGAATATCTTAATTTGTAAAAAAACAAAAACAGAAGTAAGAAAAGTTGAGGAAGAACAGGCAGTAACTTTTAAAGAACTTTTACAAAATAGAATCAAAAGAATTTGGATTGCAACTAAAGAAGGAATATGGGCATTGCTATCACCAACAATTATACTTGGTGGAATTTATTCAGGAATTTTTACTCCTACTGAAGCAGCCTGTATATCAGTTGTTTATTCTGCTTTTGTTAGTTATTTTATTTATAAAGATTTAAATTTGAAAGCATTATATAATACTTTATTAGATGCAGCTGTACTAAATGGAATAACTTCTTTCTTATTAGGATATTCTACTGTATTTTCAACTTTTATGACTTTTGAAAAAGTTCCTCAAATGATTTCTACTTTTTTAACTACTATTTCTAGTAATCCATTTGTTGTACTTTTCTTTATAAATTTAATTTTACTATTTATTGGATTATTTTTAGATACAGTTCCAGCTATTATTGTAATGGCACCAATGCTATTACCAACTGTAAAAACTTTGGGGATAAACCCAGTTCATTTTGGAGTTGTAATGGCAGTTAATTTAGCTATAGGACTTTGTACACCACCATATGGATGTAATTTATTTGTAGGAGCAGCTGTTGCAAAGATAAAATTAGATAGTATGTTTAAATTAATTATTCCATTTTTTCTTGCAGCTATTTTTGCACTTGCAATAATAACATATATTCCTTGGCTTTCTTTAGTATTTATTAATAATTAA
- a CDS encoding L-fuculose-phosphate aldolase, with protein MLLENERKEIIEYGKKMITDGLTRGTGGNISICDTKQKLMAITPSGIDYFKLIPEDIVIIDVETGKIVDGDRVPSSESDMHRIFYKYRKDVFSVVHTHSKYATAISCTNIEGLPAINYLLAVAGTDIPCAEYATYGTVKLAKNAFKAMKDKKAVLLSNHGMIAVGKSLAEAYNIAENVEFCSELFCISKSIGLPKILDKEEMLNMIERFKDYGKKIEEHEEI; from the coding sequence ATGTTATTAGAAAATGAAAGAAAAGAAATAATAGAATATGGAAAAAAAATGATAACTGATGGTTTAACTAGAGGTACTGGCGGAAATATCAGTATATGTGATACAAAACAAAAATTAATGGCAATAACTCCAAGTGGAATAGATTATTTTAAATTAATACCAGAAGATATTGTAATTATAGATGTTGAAACTGGAAAAATAGTTGATGGAGATAGAGTTCCTTCAAGTGAAAGTGATATGCATAGAATTTTCTATAAATATAGAAAAGATGTTTTTTCAGTTGTTCATACCCATTCAAAATATGCAACTGCAATTTCTTGTACTAATATAGAGGGCTTACCTGCAATAAATTATTTATTAGCAGTTGCTGGTACTGATATTCCTTGTGCTGAATATGCAACATATGGAACAGTAAAATTAGCTAAAAATGCTTTTAAAGCAATGAAAGATAAAAAAGCTGTCCTTCTTAGTAACCATGGAATGATAGCTGTTGGAAAAAGTTTAGCAGAAGCATATAATATTGCTGAAAATGTTGAATTTTGTTCAGAACTTTTTTGTATATCAAAATCAATAGGTTTACCTAAAATTTTAGATAAAGAAGAAATGTTAAATATGATAGAACGATTTAAAGACTATGGGAAAAAAATTGAAGAACATGAAGAAATCTAA